From the Carya illinoinensis cultivar Pawnee chromosome 4, C.illinoinensisPawnee_v1, whole genome shotgun sequence genome, one window contains:
- the LOC122307191 gene encoding developmentally-regulated G-protein 3 isoform X2, producing MSTVMQKIKDIEDEMARTQKNKATAHHLGLLKAKLAKLRRELLEPSSKGGGGAGEGFDVTKSGDARVGLVGFPSVGKSTLLNKLTGTFSEVASYEFTTLTCIPGVITYRGAKIQLLDLPGIIEGAKDGKGRGRQVISTARTCNCILIVLDAIKPITHKRLIEKELEGFGIRLNKEPPNLTFRKKDKGGINFTSTVTSTLLDLETVKAICSEYRIHNADITLRYDATADDLIDVIEGSRIYMPCIYAVNKIDQITLEELEILDKLPHYCPVSAHLEWNLDGLLEKIWEYLNLTRIYTKPKGMNPDYEDPVILSSRRRTVEDFCNRIHKDMLKQFKYALVWGSSAKHKPQRVGKEHVLEDEDVVQIIKKV from the exons ATGTCGACGGTTATGCAGAAAATCAAGGACATCGAAGATGAG ATGGCAAGGACTCAAAAGAACAAGGCTACTGCACATCACCTGGGTTTGCTTAAG GCTAAACTTGCAAAGCTACGGAGGGAACTCTTGGAACCTTCCTCGAAAGGAGGTGGCGGTGCTGGTGAAGGATTTGATGTTACTAAAAGTGGAGATGCAAGAGTTGGTCTAGTGGGATTCCCTTCCGTTGGGAAATCTACACTGTTAAACAAGTTAACAGGGACATTTTCAGAG GTTGCTTCCTATGAATTTACTACCTTAACTTGCATCCCAGGTGTGATCACGTATCGAGGAGCTAAAATTCAG TTGTTGGATCTCCCTGGAATTATTGAGGGTGCTAAGGATGGAAAAGGTAGAGGAAGGCAG GTTATCAGCACTGCTAGGACATGCAATTGCATTTTAATTGTTCTTGATGCAATAAAGCCAATAACTCACAAACGCCTGATAGAGAAAGAGCTTGAGGGATTTGGCATAAG GTTGAACAAGGAACCACCTAATCTGACTTTCAGGAAGAAAGATAAGGGTGGAATTAATTTTACCTCAACGGTTACCAGCACACTTCTAGACCTTGAAACTGTCAAAGCAATATGTAGTGAATACAGAATTCACAATGCCGATATTACTCTTCGTTATGATGCAACTGCAGATGACCTCATAGATGTCATTGAGGGCAGTAGGATATATATGCCTTGCATCTATGCCGTGAACAAGATTGATCAAATTACCCTGGAGGAGCTGGAGATTTTGGATAAACTTCCTCACTACTGCCCCGTCAG TGCTCATCTGGAATGGAATCTGGATGGTCTGTTGGAGAAGATATGGGAGTATCTTAATTTGACTCGCATATACACAAAGCCTAAAGGGATGAATCCTGACTACGAAGATCCTGTAATCCTGTCATCAAGGAGGAGGACAGTTGAGGACTTCTGCAACCGAATCCACAAGGATATGCTTAAACAATTCAAATA TGCTTTGGTCTGGGGTTCAAGCGCGAAACACAAGCCACAAAGGGTCGGCAAG GAACATGTGCTTGAGGATGAGGATGTTGTTCAGATAATAAAAAAGGTGTGA